A stretch of Campylobacter showae DNA encodes these proteins:
- a CDS encoding ATP-binding protein, which yields MLDQLFLKSNDLIRLNNHKFKRYFIDSKDLSHRLIVILGQRGIGKTTTLAQLASKNKDSLYLSLDDIEISNDITSIIREFALNGGKYLYLDEIHKNKDISAILKFAYDNFKELNIVATGSSALEVLKSSHDLSRRAIVYKMNGMSFREYIGLRYGVNLDAIELKNLPLNHEDAAINIITALKQKDLAVIKFFREYLKVGYYPYYNDMSNDTAFYQTLRQSIEATIDSDLLSIYPNLNGNTARKLKILTHAISTNVPYQPNYSSLKSLVDIRDDRTLKEYLAMLDSAGLIRLLMKNELAIKNMDKADKIYLENTNLMYINSPDIGNVRETFFANQLGNITEIYSGKGGDFMVGNKFTFEIGGAKKSFEQIKDMPNSFIAADDIEVGVGNKIPLWLFGFLY from the coding sequence ATGTTAGATCAACTTTTTTTAAAAAGCAATGACCTTATAAGGTTAAACAACCATAAATTTAAAAGATATTTTATAGATTCCAAGGATTTATCTCATAGGCTTATTGTTATCCTTGGGCAAAGAGGTATAGGAAAGACTACTACTCTAGCCCAGCTAGCTAGCAAAAACAAAGATAGCCTTTATTTGAGCTTAGACGATATAGAGATATCAAACGATATAACTTCTATCATAAGAGAATTCGCACTAAACGGCGGTAAATACCTATATCTTGACGAAATTCATAAAAACAAGGATATATCGGCGATCTTAAAATTCGCTTACGATAACTTTAAGGAGCTAAACATAGTAGCTACGGGTTCATCCGCCCTCGAAGTACTAAAGAGCTCTCACGATCTAAGCAGAAGAGCCATCGTTTATAAGATGAACGGAATGAGTTTTAGAGAGTATATAGGATTAAGATACGGCGTAAATTTGGATGCGATAGAGCTAAAAAACCTGCCGCTAAATCACGAAGACGCAGCCATAAATATAATAACCGCATTAAAGCAAAAAGATCTAGCCGTCATCAAGTTTTTTAGAGAATATCTAAAAGTCGGCTACTATCCGTACTACAACGATATGTCAAATGATACTGCCTTTTATCAGACTCTAAGGCAAAGCATAGAAGCTACGATAGATAGTGATCTTTTAAGTATATATCCAAATTTAAACGGCAATACGGCAAGAAAGCTAAAGATCTTAACTCATGCTATAAGCACGAACGTCCCATATCAGCCAAACTACTCAAGCCTAAAATCGCTTGTTGATATAAGGGATGATAGGACGCTAAAAGAATACCTTGCTATGCTTGATAGTGCTGGACTTATAAGGCTTTTAATGAAAAACGAGCTTGCCATAAAAAATATGGATAAGGCAGACAAAATTTACCTTGAAAATACAAATTTAATGTATATAAACAGCCCTGATATAGGAAATGTGAGAGAGACATTTTTTGCCAATCAGCTTGGAAATATCACTGAAATTTACTCGGGCAAAGGTGGTGATTTTATGGTTGGTAATAAATTTACATTTGAAATAGGTGGAGCAAAAAAGAGCTTTGAGCAGATAAAAGATATGCCAAATTCTTTTATAGCGGCAGATGATATTGAAGTTGGGGTCGGTAATAAGATCCCATTATGGTTGTTTGGGTTTTTGTATTAA
- a CDS encoding helix-turn-helix transcriptional regulator: protein MAKIYGVSQSTIWNYTKKGYLKPVKVGERVTLFDALECDQFFNGKNAELDNETGTHK, encoded by the coding sequence GTGGCAAAGATTTACGGGGTAAGCCAAAGCACAATCTGGAATTACACTAAAAAAGGATACCTAAAGCCTGTAAAGGTGGGTGAGAGAGTAACCCTATTTGACGCTTTAGAGTGCGATCAATTCTTTAACGGCAAGAATGCGGAGCTAGACAATGAGACAGGCACGCACAAATAA
- a CDS encoding AAA family ATPase yields the protein MNGGLLNFSDDDFINAPKALPVYENTPTKPDMRKSDEVKKKGKVNLNFNSLSEFRIYPDEIANFNPVWLIDDFLMEQSITTIYATGGSGKSFLALILGVWLLDAQKINRLIYLDGDNGYTTLKRRRVDEILKTYSKIEYYPLFKQNSEGQSIDRYSVLSDLAENLAPNELKGTLVIIDSIRDFIKGDLGSDSVVMPYLNSLKAFRDNGATVIFLHHQPKQSKNPDENNEAYKGATAFIDSVDTAYFLSNKTNDQDKSEGKLAVTLKPTKARNGAEHKAFIINGADFKLVQADYYKYALTDKERYTLELTLQIIKDNRIGIIQSDLAREIKSLAKAQAVEVLSNNALWEFLKRYDEKEYIIIKGARNSNIYKLIDENDNTINPIPYNAVKAYEFKE from the coding sequence ATGAACGGCGGATTATTAAATTTTTCAGACGACGATTTTATCAACGCACCCAAAGCGCTGCCGGTATATGAGAATACTCCGACAAAGCCGGATATGAGAAAAAGCGATGAGGTAAAAAAGAAAGGCAAAGTAAATCTAAATTTTAATTCCTTATCGGAATTTAGGATTTATCCCGATGAGATAGCGAACTTTAACCCCGTTTGGCTCATAGACGATTTTTTGATGGAGCAAAGTATAACGACGATATACGCTACCGGCGGAAGCGGTAAGAGCTTTTTGGCTCTAATTTTAGGCGTGTGGCTCTTAGACGCACAAAAGATAAACAGACTTATCTATTTAGACGGCGACAACGGCTACACCACGCTAAAACGCAGGCGTGTCGATGAAATACTAAAAACCTATTCAAAGATAGAATACTACCCGCTCTTTAAACAAAACAGCGAGGGGCAGTCGATAGACCGATACAGCGTATTAAGCGACCTAGCCGAGAACCTTGCACCAAATGAACTAAAAGGAACGCTAGTTATCATTGATAGCATAAGAGACTTCATCAAAGGCGACTTAGGAAGCGACAGCGTAGTAATGCCATACCTCAACAGCCTAAAGGCGTTTAGAGACAATGGGGCTACCGTAATATTTTTGCACCATCAACCCAAACAAAGTAAAAATCCCGACGAGAACAACGAAGCCTACAAGGGGGCGACAGCCTTTATCGATAGCGTAGATACTGCATATTTTCTATCCAACAAAACCAACGACCAGGACAAAAGCGAGGGCAAGCTGGCAGTAACACTAAAGCCCACCAAAGCAAGAAACGGGGCTGAACATAAAGCCTTTATTATAAACGGAGCTGATTTTAAACTAGTGCAGGCTGATTATTACAAATACGCTCTAACCGATAAAGAGAGATACACGCTTGAGCTTACTCTGCAAATCATCAAAGATAATCGTATAGGAATAATCCAAAGCGATCTGGCTAGAGAGATAAAAAGCCTAGCCAAAGCGCAAGCCGTAGAGGTATTGTCGAATAATGCCCTATGGGAGTTTCTAAAACGATATGACGAAAAAGAATACATCATCATCAAAGGAGCTAGAAACTCAAATATCTACAAGCTCATAGACGAGAACGACAATACGATAAACCCCATACCTTACAATGCTGTGAAAGCATACGAATTCAAAGAATAA
- a CDS encoding DUF4435 domain-containing protein, translated as MFEYKVPKKEDGGFDLKSTESNSVIIIGANGSGKSRLGAWMEQQDLDKIHRIGGQRKLNFHEEIPLKSEKASVNGFMYANEDASNSYSLNKNYRWSDGKEYVTKLIDDFDYVLSALLANKNTTNSKFVENCKKAECEGKEKPNVPLNSLDKLKSIWSVIFPHRAIIEEDSKFYAICNCNGEKYSATQMSDGERSVLYLAAQVLCMPENKTIIIDEPELHLHGSIMNKLWSGLEKIRSDCLFIYITHDTKFAANHSGSDIIWVKEYNSGMWKYEYINDDIFPEDMLFDILGSRKRIIFVEGNGDSLDVRLYSLIYNNYKIVPCGSCEKVIEYTKAFNGMKNIHDNEAFGLIDMDFRSEYEIKKYKENNVFSIGVAEVENLFIVKEVIEFMSNKMACDKFDLTDIEKQIEDRFLKQKQQQINNAVISELKYQLSTLEICDSQTIYEDIQIKIKIDDIQNEKLIIYDSAKEYVEILKIFNEKGIVESVGHYFNLKNKEYCNQVLRFLEREDKNTVVEIFSNYLPEDIDLS; from the coding sequence GTGTTTGAATATAAAGTACCAAAAAAAGAAGATGGTGGGTTTGATCTAAAATCAACAGAAAGTAATAGTGTAATAATTATAGGTGCCAATGGTTCTGGCAAAAGCAGACTTGGAGCATGGATGGAGCAGCAGGATCTAGATAAAATTCACAGAATAGGCGGTCAAAGAAAATTAAATTTTCATGAGGAGATCCCTTTAAAAAGCGAAAAGGCTTCGGTTAATGGTTTCATGTATGCAAATGAAGATGCATCCAATAGCTACTCCTTGAATAAAAATTATCGTTGGTCGGATGGTAAAGAATATGTGACAAAGCTTATTGATGATTTTGATTATGTATTATCTGCTTTATTGGCTAATAAAAATACTACCAATTCAAAGTTTGTCGAAAACTGTAAAAAGGCTGAATGCGAAGGCAAAGAAAAACCAAATGTTCCACTTAATTCGCTAGATAAACTAAAGTCTATTTGGAGTGTCATTTTTCCGCATAGAGCCATTATAGAAGAGGATAGTAAATTTTATGCTATTTGCAACTGCAATGGCGAAAAATATTCTGCAACACAAATGAGTGACGGTGAGCGTTCAGTGCTTTATTTGGCAGCACAGGTTTTATGCATGCCAGAAAATAAAACTATAATAATAGATGAACCAGAGTTACACTTGCATGGTTCAATAATGAATAAGCTATGGAGTGGATTAGAAAAAATCAGAAGTGATTGTTTGTTTATTTATATAACTCACGATACAAAATTTGCTGCCAATCACTCAGGTTCAGATATTATCTGGGTAAAAGAATATAATAGTGGTATGTGGAAATATGAGTACATAAATGATGATATATTTCCCGAGGATATGCTTTTTGATATATTAGGAAGCAGAAAAAGAATAATTTTTGTAGAAGGGAATGGCGATAGTCTAGACGTGCGTTTGTATTCGTTGATCTACAATAACTATAAAATAGTACCTTGCGGAAGTTGCGAAAAGGTTATCGAATACACAAAAGCTTTTAATGGTATGAAAAATATACACGATAATGAGGCGTTTGGTTTGATAGATATGGATTTTAGATCAGAATATGAGATTAAAAAATACAAAGAAAATAATGTGTTTTCAATAGGGGTCGCAGAAGTAGAAAATTTATTTATAGTTAAGGAAGTTATAGAATTTATGTCAAACAAAATGGCATGCGATAAATTTGACCTTACAGATATAGAAAAACAAATTGAAGATAGATTTTTAAAACAAAAACAGCAACAGATCAATAATGCGGTGATTTCGGAATTAAAATATCAACTATCAACGCTAGAAATATGTGATTCGCAAACAATATACGAAGACATACAGATAAAAATTAAAATAGATGATATACAAAACGAAAAATTAATAATATATGATAGTGCTAAAGAATATGTAGAAATATTAAAAATTTTCAATGAAAAAGGAATTGTAGAAAGCGTAGGGCATTATTTCAACTTAAAAAATAAAGAATACTGTAATCAAGTGTTGCGCTTCCTGGAGAGGGAAGACAAAAATACGGTAGTTGAAATTTTTTCTAACTATTTACCCGAAGATATTGATTTAAGCTGA
- a CDS encoding tyrosine-type recombinase/integrase yields the protein MAIDILKDTQIRKAIKKEKDYSLTDGGGLAILITSKGVKGWVFYYIDPVSGKKCSAGFGLYPDITLARARELRAEYKSLISQGISPKEHKKQAREQRQSDHKQTFSKVFNEWLELEKMRVLPKTLQTKANRINNHITPLIGDRAIKSINHGEIAQILEQIGKDTPQTAQILHQLLNNIFHYATTKGYTPFNIISNIQAKAIIINKEAEHYGKLTEIEDLRAFVNKIYDYPFFLSTRNILKFALHIPLRVAPLTLLKWEYVDFDKKLLTIPRELQKNKNKSLGAFILPLSDEVISILREQEREFKAYPYVFMNTSYKNPIHKDTPTKTIKEFEFYDRDTGRIITAHSFRGIFKTAVYNYLEQHNTSTEAINKALDHLHGDRVELSYSEKATFLN from the coding sequence ATGGCAATAGATATTTTAAAAGATACGCAAATACGCAAAGCAATCAAGAAAGAAAAAGACTACTCATTGACAGATGGTGGAGGCTTAGCGATACTTATTACCTCTAAAGGCGTGAAAGGGTGGGTATTTTATTACATAGACCCGGTAAGCGGTAAAAAATGTAGCGCAGGCTTTGGACTTTATCCGGACATTACCCTAGCAAGAGCAAGGGAGCTAAGAGCCGAGTACAAAAGTCTAATATCGCAAGGCATAAGCCCGAAAGAGCATAAAAAGCAGGCAAGAGAGCAAAGACAAAGCGACCATAAGCAGACGTTTAGCAAAGTGTTTAACGAGTGGCTGGAGCTTGAAAAAATGCGAGTGCTGCCAAAAACGCTACAAACCAAAGCAAACCGCATAAATAATCATATTACGCCTCTTATAGGGGATAGAGCTATCAAAAGCATAAATCACGGCGAGATAGCACAAATATTAGAACAGATAGGCAAGGATACACCCCAAACGGCGCAAATACTGCACCAGCTATTAAATAACATATTTCATTATGCCACTACGAAAGGCTACACGCCTTTTAATATCATCTCAAATATCCAAGCAAAAGCGATCATCATAAATAAAGAGGCAGAGCATTACGGCAAGCTTACCGAGATAGAGGACTTAAGGGCGTTTGTCAATAAAATTTACGATTATCCGTTTTTTCTTAGCACGCGCAATATTTTAAAATTCGCCTTACATATTCCTTTAAGGGTCGCACCGCTTACGCTTTTAAAGTGGGAATACGTGGATTTTGACAAGAAGCTTTTAACGATACCAAGAGAGCTGCAAAAGAATAAGAATAAATCGCTAGGGGCTTTTATCTTGCCTCTAAGCGATGAGGTTATTAGCATATTAAGGGAGCAGGAGCGAGAATTTAAAGCCTACCCGTATGTTTTTATGAATACGAGCTACAAAAACCCGATCCACAAAGATACTCCTACAAAAACCATTAAAGAGTTTGAATTTTACGATAGAGATACCGGACGGATAATAACGGCTCATAGCTTTAGAGGCATATTTAAAACAGCCGTTTACAACTACCTAGAGCAACACAACACCAGCACGGAAGCAATCAACAAGGCGTTAGACCACCTGCACGGCGATAGGGTAGAGCTATCATACAGCGAAAAAGCGACCTTTTTAAACTAG